GGTCCGCGAACAGCGACGCGAGCGGGTGTTGTACGACAAGTACAAAGACTACTACGGCTATGTCTTCTATATCGGGAAGAAGATCTGACGGTTGGGCCGAAGCAAGTGCTGACGGTTGATCGGGAAGAAAACCTGACATTTATCTGGACAAAGTTCTGATTTCATTTTGAAAGAGGGGATATCACAGTGTGAATCCCCTCTTTTTTATCCATTATTCAAACAACATCAATATATTTGTAAAGAAAATGGGCTGACTGCATATTGGATCTGTCTCAACACCCGTATATCTTTCAGCCTCTCTTCGGTTGGATGTATAATCGAGATCAATCACAATAAAAATTCGTTGGCTATGGGATCACAAATGCAATTGAGGAATCCGGAAATATTCCCATCGGAGATGGTGTTGAAGCGTGCGTTGGGCGACCCGTCCTACACTCTGCTGGCCTCTTTTTTCGAGGCGATCGCCGCCCTGAATATCTCAGAAGAAAAGAAAGATGAGTTCGCGGCGATGAAACCAGTTGGGAAGTTGATCCCCATGACATTCAATGTCAGTGAACAGGAACAACTCGATGAGCTGCTCATCGTTGTCCGTTTCAAGAAAAGCCTGAAGTGACGCTACTCCTGTGCATAGAATTTCTCCAGTCGCTCAATCTCCGGCTGGAAGAGCGAAACAATCCTTTTGGGCACCTTCTCAAAAAAAGTAAGGGTGATCTGGGGAACGTTTTTCCTCATGCTTTTTTTCCAGGAACCTATGATGCGGCCGTTCAGCATGATGGTGGGCGAGAAAATGCCGTTCTTGGTCATCACCCTGCTGTAATGCTCGGCGTCAATCATCTCGAAGCGATCCTTATAACTCACTACGAACTCATCGAAGGGGGCCAGCAGCAGTGCCGAAGGCAGATCTGAAGGGGGTGTCCGCAAATTATCGGGCATCCAGCACTCCCGCCCGTTGATCATCTCCCGCGTGAAATCGGAGCCGATCATCTCCAGCGCCTGCCGGCAATCGGTCATTGTCAGATTCGACCACCAGGCGAAGTCCTGAAGAGTAGCCGGACCGTGGCTGGTGAAATAACGCCGCGCCAGTCGTTCCAGTGCCTCCTCCCGTGAGATCTCCGTCGTGCGGGGTGCCCACTTAGCCATCTCCAGCGCCTGCGCCTGCATCGCCCCCATCCTGGAAACGATTTCATGCGGCGCTTTCATTTCATGCGTTGAAAGCAACTGGTTGTATAGACGTATGGTAAGTAATTCTGGACTGTTCATTGAGCCACTCTACATATTATCCATTGAAAGACCAATAATATCTGTCTTGTATTTTGCTAAATGTTTCTGAATACTCTTAACCTTCGTCTCCAATTTTACCATATCGATCTTCTTCGCATTGCGTTTTACTTCTGCAATAATGGATGTTTTATCCAGATCATTCAAGGCGACTATATCGATTTCGTTTTCACCTTTACTATCCCAATAACTTCCGATTTCCGTGACTCGAAGACTCTCAGAAATCTTCTCACGGAAATATTTCTCAAGGATCAGGCCGCTGTATTGCTCATAATTTTTGTCGATGTACTCCCGTAGCAAATCAAATCGGCCCATTTCAATTAAAGATTGGTTTGGGTAGATAAAGCGGAACCAGAAACGAAGATAGTTGTCATTCAGACTCCATCTTGCTCTACGACTGCCAGGTTTAGAAAACATAGGTTTATTTCTCACAATAAGAGAGTACTCCTTTTCGAGATTGACTAAATAAGCCCCGGTATTTTTATCAATAATGGAATCAATCTCACTTTGCCTGTTTTTGCCTGATGCTATCAGTTGAAGTATTGAAAAATAAGTGCCGTACTCTTTACCAAATTCAGAAATAAGCAAGTCTTTACCCTCTCCTAAAAAGGGAGAATCGGCTCGTGTTACCATATCAAGCATCTGTTTATGTGTCACAGCACCTGCATCCATCAATAACTCAATGTATTTAGCCACTCCTCCTGTCAATAAGTACAAGCATAATAGATCTTCCGGGGTATATTTTGCATTATATTCCCTGAGTATATCTTTTGTTACACTTACTGCAAAAGGCTGTAGAATTATTTTAGATGATAGTCGTCCAAAAAGTGGTTCTTTTCGATTCTCAAATATCTTCATCATTAATGAATAGATAGAACCGCACGCAATGAAATTAATTCTGGCTTTGTCTTTATATTGATCCCATAAGTTTTGTATATCGCTGAATATAGCAGGATTCACACTTTCAAATTCCTGAAACTCGTCAATAATTAATGTGAAATGCTCCCGGGTCGCAAAAATCAACAGCTGCTCAAAAAGATCCCGGAATTGAGTGATTGTTCCAAATATTTTTAATCCCAACATCTTTTCAGCATCACTCTGAAATTGGCTGCATAATAAATTTTCATTTTTACGGGCAACAAATAAATAGAGATATTTTTGACCCCTGACCGATTCTAAAAGAAGGGATGTTTTACCAATACGTCGTCTCCCTACCATTACAGTAAAACAGGCACTTTTCTCTGACTGGATTTTGTTCTGTAACAGTATTTCCTGTTCTTTTTTTCTATTGTAGAATTTCATATGATGAAATATTTTTTATCATTTGCTTTGGCTTTAATGACAATCATACTCTTTTCACAAGCCAGACAATTAAACGACCATTATCTTAATGACCATTACAAAAATACAATATATTTGATTATATCGGTATTATTTGCAAATATATTTATCTTTGTAAAAAACAATGCGAGGATGAGTCCTTTGTTAAATCATTCGCTCCGTAATTGGTTTTATTCCCGAGGTGGATTCTGCACAAGACAGATGACGATTATCTTCTTTATATGCATGACCCGGACCCATATGAATGTGCAAGAGAATTTGCAACCCTAACTTGCAAAAGCCTGTTTATAACCGGTAAAGCCGGAACAGGAAAGACCACCTTTCTGCATCAGTTTCGTGCCGAGACAACGAAGCAATTGGCGGTGGTGGCACCCACAGGCGTGGCTGCCGTCAACGCGGGCGGAACCACCATCCACTCCTTCTTTCAATTGCCATTCACTCCTTTCACGCCAACCCCGGCCGGACGGGAATCGCTGATCGCCCGCATAAAGATGAACAGTGCCCGCCGCAACGTCATCCGTGAGCTGGAGGTACTGGTGATCGATGAGATCAGCATGGTGCGGGCCGATGTGCTGGATGCAATCGACACGGTGCTGCGTCATGTGCGTCACCGTCGTGCCGACCCCTTTGGCGGAGTGCAGATGATTTTTATCGGCGACCTCTACCAGCTGTCACCTGTAGCCAAGTCGGATGAATGGCAGATACTTTCGGAATATTACCAGGGGATTTATTTCTTTCACAGTCGTGTCATGCAGGAAGCACCCCCTGTTTATCTGGAGTTCAACAAGATCTTCAGACAGTCCGACAACGTTTTTATCCGTATTTTGAACGAGGTGCGAAACGATGCCCTTTCACCGGAGGGGTACAGCTTGCTGCAAAGCCGCTACGACCCGCATTTTGACCCGTTGCCCGAAGAGAACTGGATTACCCTCACCACGCATAACGTCAGTGCCGATGCCATCAACAGCACCGAACTGGAGAAAATCACCACGAAGGCACATCTGTTCGGAGCAGTGGTGAAGGGTAATTTCCCGGAGAGCGCATCCGGGATGAGCTTGTTACCGTTCAATGTCCGGATGATGAAGATGAAATAACCGTCTCACCGGCAACCTGGGAGAATATCCGCTACACCACCAACCCGGAAAATCAAACGGCGAAAGAGGAGATCATCGGCACTTTCGAACAGCTCCCCCTGCGACTTGCCTGGGCCATCACCATCCATAAGAGCCAGGGGCTCACTTTCGACAAAGCGATCATTGACGCGGGAAAAGCTTTCTCCCCCGGACAGGTCTACGTGGCACTGAGCCGTTGCCGTTCACTCCACAGCCTGGTACTAAAAAGCCCGATCAACCGATACAGTATCGGGGTGGACGATCAGGTTGTCCGCTTTTCCTCCTCCAAGGCCGAAGTAACAAGGGTTGTAGATGAGCTTCATTCGGCAAAGGAACAATTCAGAACGACATTGCTGCTCCAGTTGTTCGACTTTTCACCCCTTCATCAAATGTCGCGCTCCTGGTATTACGCCACAAAAAAAAATGAATCCTCCTTCAGCGAAGGTACCGCTTCATTTGTGGATGGTATCTCTCAGAAGCTGAACACCGCCACAGCGGATAACTTTAGCGTGGAGGCATATTACAAGGCAAGGAGCCTGTTCAGGAAACCGACTTTCGCGATCACCTCCTACAGTCGCGACAGCACGGGAACACAACTCAAATCAATCCACCCGGATCTGCTGAGCGAACTGGTTCAACTGCGAAACAAGATCAGCAAAGAAGAAAATATGCCGGTTTACATTGTCGCATCGGTGAAAACGCTTGTGCAGATGGCCGATTATCTGCCCGAGACAGAAAAGCAGCTGCTTCAGATCGACGGTTTCGGAAAAATAAAGGTGAAACGTTACGGGGCACAGTTTCTTGAACTGATCACCGGTTACATCACAACCTACGACATTGAATCACGGATGATTCATTTCCCGGAGACCAAAAAGAGGAAAAAGAAAAAATAACCTTGCCGGGAGATTTTTACGACAGTTGTTCCCATATATTATTTTTTACCTTGAGTTTTGAATAAAGCCCGTGGACTTTTCGGCAATTACTGTTTGACAGCGATATGGCAATACATTCCGGTATGATACCCTTCAATATTGGGGATGGAAATTTGCAACCGGCAACAGTTACACAGGAATACCTTGGCATGGTTTGGGCATGACCAAATCCACTGCCTCTCCAAAGCCTCTCCAGGGCCTCTCCAAAGCCTCTCCAATAAAAATTGGAGGGGCAGACACCTTGGTCTTGCCCAATATACCCTTTATAGGTTATTTTCGCCTGCTTCTCATCTTATACTTTCTCCAGACATAATAAATCAGCACACCGATTATCCAGATTGGCCAGATATGGATGAGGAAGAGGAAAAAGTCGACAAGTCCGAACCACCCTTTGGAGAGCGATTGCTTCAATCGTTCTGTGAACTTGTCCCGATTTTCCGGGCTGTATTTGAAATTCTTTTGTGTTGATATGGTTAAATCGAGGGTACTGTAATCAACCTGGTCGCTCAGATATTTCAGTTGGCCTGTTGCGCTCTCAATTTCCTCTTCCAGGGCGCGAATCTTCTCTTCAATCTCGAGTATCTCCTTGATGCTGTTTGCTTTCAGCAACAGGTCGTTGTACCGTTTCAGGTAGTTCCGTTTGTTCTCCAACCTTGTTTCCAGGTCGATAAACTGATCGGTCACGTCGCGCGCATTGATCTCCTTGATAAGAATCTCGCCATCACCGGTCTCGATATCAGATATAAACCGCTCGAAGTGCTCACTTGGTATCCTGATATTAAGATGATAGGATGTTTCCCAATCGGAATTGATCAGCCGCTCGCTGGCATAATATCCTCCATGATGCTGAACGATGGTATCAACACGCACTTTGGTGTTTTCAAGATCTGACACCCGCAGCCCCAGGCGCCCATCTTTGATGATCTTCTTTTTGATCACCTCCTGCTTCGCGATTGCATCGATCGGGGGAGCCGATTCATTGTAGGATCGTCGTTCGACGATCATCGTCTCTTCTTCCATCGTCGCGTCAGCAACTTTGCCGGATTGATTCTGATGGCATGAAACCAGGAACAATGCTGCTAAAAGCAATGTGATCCTGCATGCCGGGGCGTAGATTTTTGTGAAATGGCGTATACTTTTTATTCAAGTTTCGCAAGTTGCTAACTTGCCGATTTTAGTTCATAAAAGTTGATAAAGTGAGCCAGATTATCCGATTTATTAATGATTGCATCGAAGATCTCTTCCTCTTCAATGGAGAAGATCCCGGTCATGATTTTCACCATTTCGAGGATAATACCCCATATCCTCTCCGTTACGGAGAGCTCCATGCCAGAGTGTTGCACATCCCTGAAGATTCCGCCAATGGTCTCATAACTGGTAAACCTTTTGGCCAGGGAAAGCAAATTGTATTGCAAGGCCGTGATCGTGGTTGCGGCAAGCTGTGCAGCAAAGTTCCGGGACTGGCACTTGCCCATACCCAGCAATCCCTTGGTTTCCTTGAAGAAGACCTCGAGGGACCAGCGCATGGCATAGATCCGATAGGCTTCCAGGAACTCCAGGGAGAGGTTGGTCGTCATTATTCCATTCCAGGACTCCTTTTTTCTCTTCACAAAATAGAGACGTACATCTGTGCCCGCAAAGCGAACGTCAGCGGTAATATACTGACAGCCAATCTTGCGGCTCCTTTTGGCTTCACCCCTGGCTTCAAGCAGATTGATCAGTGCCCGGGCGGTGAGTTCCTTCCCTTCAAAACCGTACCTGGTAACTCCCTTCTTCCCGATCTTGATCATACCCAGGTAATGGCACTTTATGTGCCTGGCACGTATGAAGCGAATCACCTCCGAGCAGGTGAACCAGCTGTCGGCAAGCAGGTAGTCAAAGCGGATGCCCTTGTTAATGGCTCGTTTTATCATGGTTGTCATCAACTGGATCTTGCTCTCCCCGTACTCTTTTGCCCGCGTTATAACGGGGGAGGCTTCATCTCTATCCTTGGTAAACCGCGATTCGAGCTCCTTGTCGCTCATGCTGAAGTTGTTCTTCTTGCCCTTCTCCCCGAGGATGGCGAAGTCGAGGATGAACTGGCTCTTGCCATCCGTGATGCCCAGAAAGAGAGATTTGAAACCAAGGATCGCCTTGTGTCCCAGGTGAGAATACACCCTGCCGATGTTTTCAATACGCTTTCCCGTCTTGGGAAAGTCGGTATCGTCCACCATCAGGCACACAGTTTGATGCTTGTGGTCACTTCTCACGCGAACCTTGTTCCATATTTGAATGGTGAAGTGGTAGAGTATCTTGCGCCAATCATAAATTTCGTTGTTCACAAAACGGTAGAAAACATCCTTTTCGCAGCCAAAGAAGCCGCTTAAGGATGATCGACAATAATTGTAAGGATTCTTGATCATGAAACAGGGGAACATAATCAGCAACTCGAGCACCTGCAGCAGGGAATACTTGCTGTTGCATTTGCTCCTGCTCCCGAAGAGGACCTTTTCCGACATGTTGAAACCTTTTAGCATATCCGTCAGGGTAAAAAGGGCACTGTTTGAATCATCTTTCTTGAAAAAAACGCTGATTTCTGATAAAATGGAGTTACTTTTGTATATCGGCATAGGGCTGTTAGTATTTTTGGTTTTGACGCTTAAATATACTAATAATCTGTGAATTACAGAAGCCTCTATGCCGTTTTTTTATGCGATTTTTTTTACTGAATTTTTACTTGCGAAACTTGAATTAATATTATTTTTTAATGATACTTGTTGTCTAAGATTCGGGGGTAATTATATATTTTTCAAGTTGTTCCTTGGTTATACCCAAATTTTTCAGGGAATCCCAGTCTATTTTGTTGGGGTCGATGAAATACTTGTTTGTATCGGCTGATTTCTGTTCCTGTGTCGTGGTTTCCTTCGGACTTTCAGGTTTCAAGTCTTTCGGTTCGATACGGATTTTATCAAGCATTTCATCCGCTGCGGGTGTGGGATTCTTAATGTTTCCCTGAATAACCTTCGCTGTTCTTTCGACTTCTTCGGGTGCTACTTTGAAGAAGCTGAAACGGGTTGGGTCTTTCAACTGGCGGAAAAAGTTCTTCAAAAAATTTTCAAGGGCATTGCCCTGCTTATCAACTTTCAGGAAATCATTGTTATGTTCCTGCTTTGCTGGAACTGTTTGCAGTCCCCCGTTTTCATCAATACCCTTCACGGCATTAATTGTTTTCTTTTCCTTGTCAAAGACAAGTAAAATGTCCATCATCTGTTCATCAGAACCGGACTGGCTGTTTGAATTTACATCCATGACTTTTAGTTTTAATGTTGAATAAATCGTTTATCGAGTTAAAAGTACAGATGAAATAGAGTATATATTAGGATATGGCGTTAGGTGTCGCAGGTTGGCTTTATTTGTCTTATATTTCTAATATACAGATGAGTTACCACACACAATATCCTTATAAAATGATGTCAATCTAAATGCTTTTTGTATCTTTGCTCCGCTATTTTTATCAATATTTTTATTATAGCAAAACGTAAAGGATTGATACTATGATACTACCTAAAATACAAGAGATAGTAATTAATGAATTTACATTATACAAACTCAAGTCTGAAATCGTTCTTGATATGAACGATGGAGTATTCTGTCTTGCGGGAGCAAATGGTCTAGGAAAGTCTACATTTATTTCCATACTATCTTATGCTTTAACTGGAATTGTGGTAGACCCTAAAAGGAACTTTTCTTCGGTGAATTCAATCCCTAAATTTTTCAAAAACAATGAAAAATTTGCATCTTCTTACTTTAATGGGCGGATTGATGAATCTAAAAGGGAACTTGCAGATGTTTCTATCAAGTTTAATATATCTAATTTTCTTTACCAAATAAAACGGAACTTCTTTGATGCTTCCGGGCTTATTGAGTTTTCCAGAGTAGATATAGATACTGGTGAAGAAACAATAGACCAATCTTTAACATCTTATGGTTTATTATCTCAATATAAGGATTTATTTGCTAGGGATATAGGCGTTACAACTTTTGAGCAATATGTCTTTTTGCAAAATTTTGTGCTTACTTTTGATGAGAGTAAGAAGCTTATTTTCTGGGATGATTCTATAATGAATCGTGTTCTTTATTTGTTTTTTGGTATTGATGCTCAAAAAGCTGACATTGCGGATGATTTGAGAAAAAAAATAGCAAAGCATGAATCTAATATGCGAAATCTGCAATGGAATATAACTCAAAACTCAAGATTGCTAAAAGAGTTGATGTCTACAGCAACATCTAATTCTGATAATGCGGAAACAATTGAAGCTACAATAACTCAATTAGAGGAAAAAGAAGAACTATTAACCCAACTACATGAAGCTTTACAAACCAACCAATCTCAAACAAAAAGTTGTGAGCTTAACCTTAGTAATGTGTCATTAAAAGTATCGAATTTGAAAAAACAATATGACGATGCTTTTAATAATATGTATAATGTAGATATTCCAATTGAGAAAGACCAGCAGATAGTAAGTGTATTGCGAAAAATATCAAAAAAGATATTAAATAATGAAGATGTTACACTGGATTTTGAAGAACTTAAATCTCGGATAAAATCTGTTAGTGAGAGTCTTCGGTCAAATGTAAAGAATAACAATCTTGAATTGTTAAAATCTATAGATAAAGAAATTCAACAAATGCAAAATGAGTTGAACGAACTTGTTTTAAAGAAGGAGCGTTTAGCAAAAGAATATATTGAGATAAGTGCACAAATAAATGAAGCGACTGAATTTGTTGAAAAATTCAAAATAGAGAATGAGCAAATAATCATTCAGGCATTAAAGCTTAAAGATGATGATATAAATAAGCGTATAGAAGCTTTAAAGAGCATAATAAATAAAGACGAATTAAAAAAAGAAGAAGATACCAAAATAAGAGACCTAAGTAAAATAGAGCTTGGGCTTATAGAAAAAGAAATCCGAAAGAATTATCATAGTGCAGAAGAGCGTTTTCTACCTATTTTTAAAGGATATGCCAACAGTTTCATTGGATTAGATATAGATGTAGAGCTTAAATCATCGAGTAAAGGTATTGGCTTAGTTTTGAAAGTAAACAATACCGAAAGGACTG
This genomic window from Dysgonomonadaceae bacterium zrk40 contains:
- a CDS encoding AlkZ family DNA glycosylase; protein product: MNSPELLTIRLYNQLLSTHEMKAPHEIVSRMGAMQAQALEMAKWAPRTTEISREEALERLARRYFTSHGPATLQDFAWWSNLTMTDCRQALEMIGSDFTREMINGRECWMPDNLRTPPSDLPSALLLAPFDEFVVSYKDRFEMIDAEHYSRVMTKNGIFSPTIMLNGRIIGSWKKSMRKNVPQITLTFFEKVPKRIVSLFQPEIERLEKFYAQE
- a CDS encoding ATP-binding protein; protein product: MKFYNRKKEQEILLQNKIQSEKSACFTVMVGRRRIGKTSLLLESVRGQKYLYLFVARKNENLLCSQFQSDAEKMLGLKIFGTITQFRDLFEQLLIFATREHFTLIIDEFQEFESVNPAIFSDIQNLWDQYKDKARINFIACGSIYSLMMKIFENRKEPLFGRLSSKIILQPFAVSVTKDILREYNAKYTPEDLLCLYLLTGGVAKYIELLMDAGAVTHKQMLDMVTRADSPFLGEGKDLLISEFGKEYGTYFSILQLIASGKNRQSEIDSIIDKNTGAYLVNLEKEYSLIVRNKPMFSKPGSRRARWSLNDNYLRFWFRFIYPNQSLIEMGRFDLLREYIDKNYEQYSGLILEKYFREKISESLRVTEIGSYWDSKGENEIDIVALNDLDKTSIIAEVKRNAKKIDMVKLETKVKSIQKHLAKYKTDIIGLSMDNM
- a CDS encoding AAA family ATPase, with amino-acid sequence MHDPDPYECAREFATLTCKSLFITGKAGTGKTTFLHQFRAETTKQLAVVAPTGVAAVNAGGTTIHSFFQLPFTPFTPTPAGRESLIARIKMNSARRNVIRELEVLVIDEISMVRADVLDAIDTVLRHVRHRRADPFGGVQMIFIGDLYQLSPVAKSDEWQILSEYYQGIYFFHSRVMQEAPPVYLEFNKIFRQSDNVFIRILNEVRNDALSPEGYSLLQSRYDPHFDPLPEENWITLTTHNVSADAINSTELEKITTKAHLFGAVVKGNFPESASGMSLLPFNVRMMKMK
- a CDS encoding HRDC domain-containing protein; amino-acid sequence: MALSRCRSLHSLVLKSPINRYSIGVDDQVVRFSSSKAEVTRVVDELHSAKEQFRTTLLLQLFDFSPLHQMSRSWYYATKKNESSFSEGTASFVDGISQKLNTATADNFSVEAYYKARSLFRKPTFAITSYSRDSTGTQLKSIHPDLLSELVQLRNKISKEENMPVYIVASVKTLVQMADYLPETEKQLLQIDGFGKIKVKRYGAQFLELITGYITTYDIESRMIHFPETKKRKKKK
- a CDS encoding DUF4349 domain-containing protein encodes the protein MEEETMIVERRSYNESAPPIDAIAKQEVIKKKIIKDGRLGLRVSDLENTKVRVDTIVQHHGGYYASERLINSDWETSYHLNIRIPSEHFERFISDIETGDGEILIKEINARDVTDQFIDLETRLENKRNYLKRYNDLLLKANSIKEILEIEEKIRALEEEIESATGQLKYLSDQVDYSTLDLTISTQKNFKYSPENRDKFTERLKQSLSKGWFGLVDFFLFLIHIWPIWIIGVLIYYVWRKYKMRSRRK
- a CDS encoding transposase, translating into MPIYKSNSILSEISVFFKKDDSNSALFTLTDMLKGFNMSEKVLFGSRSKCNSKYSLLQVLELLIMFPCFMIKNPYNYCRSSLSGFFGCEKDVFYRFVNNEIYDWRKILYHFTIQIWNKVRVRSDHKHQTVCLMVDDTDFPKTGKRIENIGRVYSHLGHKAILGFKSLFLGITDGKSQFILDFAILGEKGKKNNFSMSDKELESRFTKDRDEASPVITRAKEYGESKIQLMTTMIKRAINKGIRFDYLLADSWFTCSEVIRFIRARHIKCHYLGMIKIGKKGVTRYGFEGKELTARALINLLEARGEAKRSRKIGCQYITADVRFAGTDVRLYFVKRKKESWNGIMTTNLSLEFLEAYRIYAMRWSLEVFFKETKGLLGMGKCQSRNFAAQLAATTITALQYNLLSLAKRFTSYETIGGIFRDVQHSGMELSVTERIWGIILEMVKIMTGIFSIEEEEIFDAIINKSDNLAHFINFYELKSAS
- a CDS encoding AAA family ATPase, producing MILPKIQEIVINEFTLYKLKSEIVLDMNDGVFCLAGANGLGKSTFISILSYALTGIVVDPKRNFSSVNSIPKFFKNNEKFASSYFNGRIDESKRELADVSIKFNISNFLYQIKRNFFDASGLIEFSRVDIDTGEETIDQSLTSYGLLSQYKDLFARDIGVTTFEQYVFLQNFVLTFDESKKLIFWDDSIMNRVLYLFFGIDAQKADIADDLRKKIAKHESNMRNLQWNITQNSRLLKELMSTATSNSDNAETIEATITQLEEKEELLTQLHEALQTNQSQTKSCELNLSNVSLKVSNLKKQYDDAFNNMYNVDIPIEKDQQIVSVLRKISKKILNNEDVTLDFEELKSRIKSVSESLRSNVKNNNLELLKSIDKEIQQMQNELNELVLKKERLAKEYIEISAQINEATEFVEKFKIENEQIIIQALKLKDDDINKRIEALKSIINKDELKKEEDTKIRDLSKIELGLIEKEIRKNYHSAEERFLPIFKGYANSFIGLDIDVELKSSSKGIGLVLKVNNTERTERFQLSESQQYFIDIALRFALIEFTSSPNAFMLIDTPEGSLDIAYESRAGKMFADFVLKGYDVVMTANINSSQLLLQMAKKCKREKMKIERMTNWTILSTVQQEEQDVIEDAFNKIEAALDGNN